One bacterium genomic region harbors:
- the truA gene encoding tRNA pseudouridine(38-40) synthase TruA produces MSRRVKLAVAYDGTAYAGWQVQPNGPTIQATVEEVLARILQEPVRVRAAGRTDAGVHAREQVVDFADAGVRDLVTIVHGGNALLPPAIRILSASIVPETFDARRHATGKEYRYFLYLSPVDSPFLSRYAWHIEKPLDLDAVREGLSHLVGEHDFSSFRGQGCTAMSPVRTIFRAEVAKHDVPGLVSIDVAGAGFLRHMVRNIVGTVVDAGKGKHSADHVREILRARDRTAAGVNAPPHGLFLWRVSY; encoded by the coding sequence ATGTCGCGCCGGGTTAAGCTCGCCGTCGCGTACGACGGAACGGCGTACGCCGGGTGGCAGGTCCAGCCGAACGGGCCGACCATCCAGGCGACGGTGGAGGAGGTGCTTGCCCGGATCCTGCAGGAGCCGGTGCGGGTTCGGGCCGCGGGCCGCACCGACGCCGGAGTCCACGCCCGGGAGCAGGTCGTCGATTTCGCCGACGCCGGCGTGCGGGATCTCGTCACGATCGTCCACGGCGGAAACGCCCTTCTCCCTCCCGCCATCCGCATCCTCTCCGCTTCCATCGTGCCGGAGACGTTCGACGCGAGGCGCCACGCGACGGGGAAGGAGTACCGGTATTTCCTGTACCTTTCCCCGGTCGATTCGCCGTTTCTCTCCCGCTACGCATGGCATATCGAGAAGCCCCTCGACCTGGACGCGGTGCGGGAGGGCCTTTCGCACCTGGTCGGGGAACACGACTTCAGCTCGTTCCGCGGGCAGGGGTGCACGGCGATGTCGCCGGTCCGCACGATCTTCCGGGCGGAGGTAGCGAAGCACGACGTCCCGGGGCTGGTCTCCATCGACGTGGCCGGGGCCGGCTTCCTGCGCCACATGGTGCGAAACATCGTCGGAACGGTCGTGGACGCGGGGAAGGGGAAGCATTCCGCGGATCACGTCCGGGAGATCCTTCGGGCGCGCGACCGGACCGCCGCCGGGGTCAACGCCCCCCCCCACGGCCTCTTCCTCTGGCGCGTGTCGTACTGA
- a CDS encoding TfoX/Sxy family protein, with translation MAFDEAVAGRVREALAGAPNVVEKKMFGGIAFMVRGNMCCGVIGDRLMLRVGPKGYETALSRPHASAMDFTGRPMKGLVYVDPAGFASPRDLKAWIEKAMKFALSLPSK, from the coding sequence ATGGCCTTTGACGAGGCGGTGGCGGGTAGGGTCCGAGAAGCGTTGGCGGGGGCGCCGAACGTCGTGGAGAAAAAGATGTTCGGCGGGATCGCGTTCATGGTCCGGGGCAACATGTGCTGCGGGGTGATCGGCGACCGCCTGATGCTCCGGGTTGGGCCGAAAGGGTACGAAACGGCCCTTTCCCGGCCTCACGCAAGTGCCATGGACTTCACGGGAAGGCCGATGAAAGGACTGGTCTACGTCGATCCGGCGGGATTCGCATCACCCCGGGACCTCAAGGCGTGGATCGAAAAGGCGATGAAGTTCGCTCTCTCGCTCCCCTCGAAGTAG
- a CDS encoding site-specific integrase, with amino-acid sequence MGTDFDEDHWGAPTESWTEPFRKALALRGRPESKLKWYLIWARRFAAYLAGRPLHLATHDDAKGFLTTLASSPSISGWQVEQATDALTILLGSVFGQAWARAIRIPALPPPPDVPQPKGDGPADRLRYAIRCRRYSIRTEESYVFWVNRFLAFCRDAGVTQDADSVRAFLECLVMSERMSASTQGLALNALVFHFKHVIGAPFGDLGEFQRSKRPRKLPVVLSREEVRRLLEAVDAPYRLPAALLYGGGMRLMEALRLRVMDIDLDRRQISVRDGKGQKDRMTVLPERWRERLTAHLAYVRTLHARDLELGYAGTTFWPALERKYPGAPREWPWQYVFPASRLYVEPATGKTRRHHLHESALQRAVRYAARKADIAKPVACHTLRHCFATHLLESGADIRTVQELLGHSDVQTTMIYTHVLNRPGLVVRSPEDG; translated from the coding sequence ATGGGAACCGATTTCGATGAGGATCACTGGGGAGCACCCACGGAGTCCTGGACAGAGCCGTTCCGTAAAGCTCTCGCCTTGCGAGGCCGTCCCGAATCGAAATTGAAGTGGTATTTGATCTGGGCGAGAAGGTTCGCCGCTTATCTTGCCGGCAGGCCGCTTCACCTCGCAACACACGACGACGCCAAGGGATTCCTTACCACACTCGCCTCCTCCCCGAGTATTTCCGGTTGGCAGGTGGAGCAGGCAACAGATGCTCTGACCATACTCCTCGGAAGCGTATTCGGTCAAGCGTGGGCCCGGGCGATCCGGATTCCGGCCCTTCCTCCTCCCCCTGACGTCCCTCAGCCCAAGGGAGATGGGCCGGCCGATCGCCTACGGTACGCGATCCGGTGCCGCCGCTATTCGATTCGAACCGAAGAATCGTACGTTTTCTGGGTAAACCGCTTCCTCGCCTTCTGCCGTGACGCCGGCGTCACGCAGGATGCCGATTCCGTGCGCGCGTTCCTCGAATGTCTGGTGATGTCGGAGCGGATGTCGGCATCGACGCAGGGGCTTGCGCTGAACGCGCTTGTATTCCACTTCAAGCACGTCATCGGGGCTCCATTCGGCGACCTCGGGGAGTTCCAGCGATCGAAGCGGCCGAGAAAGTTGCCCGTGGTCCTGAGCCGGGAGGAAGTTCGACGGTTGCTGGAGGCGGTCGATGCTCCGTATCGGCTGCCCGCGGCGCTGTTATATGGCGGCGGCATGCGGCTCATGGAAGCATTGCGGTTGCGGGTAATGGACATCGACCTGGATCGCCGCCAGATCTCGGTCCGGGACGGGAAGGGACAGAAGGACCGGATGACGGTTCTTCCCGAAAGGTGGCGGGAGCGGCTCACCGCCCATCTTGCTTACGTCCGAACGCTCCATGCCCGGGACCTGGAACTTGGATACGCCGGTACGACCTTCTGGCCTGCCCTCGAACGCAAATACCCCGGCGCGCCCCGCGAGTGGCCTTGGCAGTACGTCTTTCCGGCCTCGCGCCTTTACGTCGAACCGGCCACTGGGAAAACACGGCGCCACCACCTCCACGAGTCGGCCCTTCAGCGTGCCGTCCGGTATGCGGCGCGCAAGGCGGACATCGCGAAGCCCGTCGCCTGCCACACGCTGCGGCACTGCTTCGCCACCCATCTGCTCGAATCCGGCGCGGACATTCGTACGGTGCAGGAACTGCTCGGGCACAGCGATGTCCAGACGACGATGATCTACACCCACGTCCTGAATCGTCCGGGCCTCGTGGTGCGAAGCCCGGAGGATGGATAG
- a CDS encoding type II toxin-antitoxin system HicB family antitoxin: MKSDMTMIYWKSGKWWLGKLKEHPEIMTQGKTLKELEENIIDAYKMLLMEDVPTKHHEKSLAI, encoded by the coding sequence ATGAAAAGCGACATGACGATGATTTACTGGAAAAGCGGAAAATGGTGGCTTGGGAAATTGAAAGAACATCCTGAAATTATGACCCAAGGCAAGACATTGAAAGAATTAGAAGAAAATATTATAGATGCATACAAAATGCTGTTAATGGAAGATGTACCTACAAAACATCATGAAAAGTCTTTAGCCATATGA